A portion of the Stigmatella aurantiaca DW4/3-1 genome contains these proteins:
- the agmC gene encoding adventurous gliding motility protein AgmC, giving the protein MRNLLRTALLAVLVCALPAWAAQDLFGVGTGRDGALTITTNNQMINRYARVRAPLAPGDTTIPITATSGWSAGAGDLVMVIQTTGIVPEPASGGPTTIDLSNDPVGRWELARVISVTATTLTLEEPLSYSYASNVSQVIRVPEYTTVTIAASGNITARAWDGNNNTGGVLAFLAQGMVTNSGSITVTSRGFRGGQVVKDTSSTTNCSALDQPAPAGAQKGEGIAQTRFVPAVAGRGRMANGAGGGVCVLSGGGGGGNGGVGGRGGNSDDGREVGGEGGAALVYPPLARLTLGGGAAPGHVKGPSTAAGGAGGGIIFIRAHSLFGNGSILADGFEASNASTDGAGGGGGGGTIHLRFTENATCNYTRIHAVGGKGASTNYPAGPGGGGGGGQIVFQSCGGPCVPPIGSVSGGASGVQLSLEDPYGAEPGADGVLTIVPGCYSPVPTPVVVTPAHNSRTNDTTPTYSGTIPDSAPGTEVVIYVDGVEVGRTTPDASGNWSFIPTTPLAEGTHSVNARADTDGLLGPVSNTNTFVVDTTPPAAPVVSTPVHNTTITDSTPTYSGTAEPFSTVTVIVDGVPVGTTIANSSGAWLFTPTVPLLDGPHSVKATATDVAGNTSPESNTNTFILDTTPPAAPVVITPANGSVTSDNTPTYSGTAEAGSTVTIFVDGSPVGTTTASASGSWSFTPTTPLLDGSHSVRATASDAAGNSSVPSNTNTFIVDTTAPAAPVVLTPANGSTTQDTTPTYSGTAEAGSTVTVIVDGVPVGTATANTSGAWSFTPTVPLADGTHTVKATATDAAGNLSPESNTNTFTVDSTPPATPVVVTPANGSTTQDTTPTYSGTAEAGSTITVIVDGVPVGTTTANTSGAWSFTPTVPLLDGSHTVKATATDAVGNTSAQSNTNTFIVDTTAPAAPVVTTPANGAVLTDTTPTYSGTAEAGSTVTVIVDGVPVGTTTANTSGAWSFTPTVPLADGSHTVKATATDAAGNTGPESNTNTFIVDTTAPAAPVVLTPANGSTTQDTTPTYSGTAEPGSTVTIIVDGAPVGTTTANTSGAWSFTPTAPLADGSHSVKATATDAVGNTGPESNTNTFIVDTTAPAAPVVVTPANGSTTQDTTPTYSGTAEPGSTVTVIVDGTPVGTTTANTSGAWNFTPTVPLLDGPHSVKATATDAAGNTGPESNTNTFIVDTTAPAAPVVVTPANGSTTQDTTPTYSGTAEPGSTVTVIVDGVPVGTTTASASGSWSFTPTVPLLDGPHTVKATATDAAGNTSAQSNTNTFIVDTTAPAAPVVVTPANGSTTQDTTPTYSGTAEPGSTVTIIVDGTPVGTTTASASGSWNFTPTVPLLDGSHTVKATATDAVGNTGPESNTNTFIVDTTAPAAPVVVTPANGSTTQDTTPTYSGTAEAGSTVTIIVDGAPVGTTTASASGSWSFTPTVPLLDGSHSVKATATDAVGNTGPESNTNTFIVDTTAPAAPVVVTPANGSTTQDTTPTYSGTAEAGSTVTVIVDGVPVGTTPASASGSWSFTPTAPLLGGSHTVRATATDAAGNTSAQSNTNTFIVDTTAPTAPVVTTPANGAVLTDTTPTYSGTAEAGSTVTVIVDGAPVGTTTASAGGSWSFTPTAPLADGSHTVKATATDAVGNTGPESNTNTFIIDTTAPAAPVVIAPSQGSTISDNTPTYSGTAEAGATVTVIVDGTPVGTTIANTSGAWSFTPTVPLADGSHTVKATATDAVGNLSPESNTNTFTVDTTASDAPVVTTPANGAVLTDTTPTYSGTAEAGVTVTVIVDGVPIGTTPASASGAWSFTPTAPLLDGSHSVKATATDAVGNTSPESNTNIFIVDTTAPAAPVVITPANGATLTDNTPTYSGTAEAGATVTVIVDGIPVGSATANTSGTWSFTPTVPLADGSHTVKATSADAAGNASPESNTNTFIIDTTAPAAPVVTAPANGAVLTDTTPTYSGTAEAGATVNVIVDGVPVGTTTANASGAWSFTPTVPLADGPHTVKATATDAVGNTGPESNTNTFIVDTTAPAAPVVVTPADGSTISDNTPTYSGTAEAGATVTVIVDGNPIGTTTASASGAWSFTPTVGLSADTHQVKATATDAAGHISPESNTNTFIVDTTVPAAPVVVTPEHLSVTRNTTPVFTGTADPNITVTLYLGTTELGSITADASGAWSFTPTAPLLPGTYDVSAVATTAAGNASPQSNINTFTIDTTPPPAPVVTSPADGTVTSDNTPTITGTAEPLSTVEVTLNGSVLGTTATDAAGLWTITPSSPLPDGPYTVTATASDLAGNVSGPSAPVSFVVDTAAPDTTIVSGPSGDTFEPDASFKFSSNEPNVTYECSLDNAAFAPCSEAPTFPGLAEGPHTLQVRARDQAGNVDPTPASASWNVQPPPVPPSDWALLGGGCASTRGGPASLAMIGLALSAALARKRRR; this is encoded by the coding sequence ATGAGGAACCTCCTGCGCACCGCCCTGCTGGCGGTGCTCGTGTGCGCGCTGCCGGCCTGGGCGGCACAGGACCTGTTCGGCGTCGGAACCGGGAGGGATGGCGCCCTCACCATCACCACGAACAACCAGATGATCAACCGGTACGCCCGGGTGCGGGCTCCGCTGGCCCCCGGGGACACCACGATCCCGATCACCGCCACCTCGGGCTGGTCGGCGGGGGCGGGCGACCTGGTGATGGTGATCCAGACGACGGGCATCGTTCCCGAGCCCGCTTCGGGTGGGCCGACCACCATCGACCTCTCCAACGATCCGGTGGGCCGGTGGGAGCTCGCGCGGGTCATTTCCGTCACCGCAACGACGCTGACCCTGGAGGAGCCGCTGAGCTACTCCTACGCGTCCAACGTCTCCCAGGTCATCCGGGTGCCGGAGTACACGACGGTCACCATCGCCGCGAGCGGCAACATCACCGCCCGCGCCTGGGATGGGAACAACAACACGGGAGGCGTCCTGGCCTTCCTGGCCCAGGGGATGGTGACGAACAGCGGCTCCATCACCGTCACGAGCCGAGGCTTTCGCGGTGGGCAGGTCGTGAAGGACACGTCCTCCACCACCAACTGCTCGGCTCTCGATCAGCCGGCACCCGCGGGCGCTCAGAAAGGCGAGGGCATTGCCCAGACCCGCTTCGTGCCCGCTGTCGCGGGGCGCGGCCGGATGGCCAACGGCGCCGGCGGCGGTGTCTGTGTGCTGTCTGGCGGCGGCGGTGGTGGCAACGGCGGCGTCGGCGGCCGTGGCGGCAACAGTGATGATGGCCGGGAGGTGGGCGGCGAAGGAGGAGCGGCCCTGGTGTATCCGCCGCTTGCGCGTTTGACCCTGGGTGGTGGCGCGGCACCGGGCCACGTCAAGGGCCCCTCGACCGCCGCCGGAGGTGCGGGGGGAGGCATCATCTTCATCCGGGCGCACTCTCTCTTTGGCAATGGCTCCATCCTCGCCGATGGTTTCGAGGCATCGAATGCCTCCACGGATGGTGCTGGCGGCGGGGGTGGCGGCGGTACCATCCACCTGCGTTTCACGGAAAATGCGACCTGCAATTACACCCGCATCCATGCTGTCGGTGGCAAAGGTGCCAGCACGAATTACCCCGCCGGCCCGGGAGGCGGTGGCGGTGGCGGCCAGATCGTCTTCCAGTCCTGCGGCGGCCCGTGCGTTCCGCCCATCGGTTCCGTCAGCGGTGGAGCCAGCGGCGTGCAACTGTCACTCGAGGATCCTTACGGTGCGGAGCCTGGCGCCGATGGTGTTCTCACCATCGTTCCAGGCTGCTACTCGCCCGTGCCCACCCCGGTGGTGGTAACGCCGGCGCATAACTCGCGCACCAACGACACGACGCCCACCTACTCCGGCACGATTCCAGACTCAGCTCCAGGCACCGAGGTGGTCATCTATGTAGATGGCGTCGAAGTGGGACGGACGACTCCCGATGCCAGTGGCAACTGGTCGTTCATCCCCACCACGCCCCTTGCGGAGGGCACTCACTCCGTGAACGCCCGGGCGGACACCGATGGGCTCCTGGGACCTGTCAGCAACACCAACACCTTCGTGGTGGACACGACCCCTCCCGCCGCTCCGGTGGTCAGCACCCCGGTTCACAACACCACCATCACGGACAGCACGCCCACCTACTCCGGCACGGCCGAGCCCTTCAGCACCGTCACCGTCATCGTCGATGGCGTTCCCGTGGGCACCACGATCGCGAACTCGAGTGGGGCGTGGCTCTTCACGCCCACCGTGCCCCTGCTGGATGGCCCTCACTCGGTGAAGGCCACCGCCACCGATGTGGCGGGCAACACCAGCCCCGAATCCAACACCAACACCTTCATCCTCGACACCACCCCCCCGGCGGCCCCGGTGGTCATCACCCCTGCCAACGGCTCCGTCACCAGCGACAACACGCCCACCTACTCGGGCACCGCCGAAGCGGGCTCCACCGTCACCATCTTTGTCGATGGCAGTCCCGTGGGCACCACCACCGCCAGCGCCTCCGGCTCCTGGAGCTTCACCCCCACCACGCCCCTGCTGGACGGCTCTCACTCCGTGAGGGCCACTGCTTCCGATGCGGCGGGCAACTCCAGCGTTCCTTCCAACACCAACACCTTCATCGTCGATACCACCGCTCCGGCGGCCCCCGTGGTGCTCACCCCCGCGAATGGGTCCACCACCCAGGACACCACGCCCACCTACTCGGGTACCGCCGAAGCGGGCTCCACCGTCACCGTCATCGTCGATGGCGTCCCGGTGGGCACCGCCACCGCCAACACGAGCGGGGCCTGGAGTTTCACCCCCACCGTGCCCCTGGCGGATGGCACGCACACCGTGAAGGCCACCGCCACCGACGCGGCGGGCAACCTCAGTCCCGAGTCCAACACCAACACCTTCACCGTCGATAGCACTCCCCCGGCGACCCCCGTGGTGGTCACCCCGGCCAATGGGTCCACGACTCAGGACACCACGCCCACCTACTCGGGTACCGCCGAAGCGGGCTCCACCATCACCGTCATCGTCGATGGCGTCCCGGTGGGCACCACCACCGCCAACACGAGCGGGGCCTGGAGCTTCACCCCCACCGTGCCCCTGCTGGATGGCTCTCACACCGTGAAGGCCACCGCCACCGACGCCGTGGGCAACACCAGCGCCCAGTCCAACACCAACACCTTCATCGTCGACACCACCGCTCCCGCAGCTCCTGTGGTGACCACTCCGGCCAACGGTGCCGTTCTCACCGACACCACGCCCACCTACTCCGGCACTGCCGAAGCGGGCTCCACCGTCACCGTCATCGTCGATGGCGTCCCGGTAGGCACCACCACCGCCAACACGAGCGGGGCCTGGAGCTTCACCCCCACCGTGCCCCTGGCGGATGGCTCTCACACCGTGAAGGCCACCGCCACCGATGCGGCGGGCAACACCGGCCCTGAGTCCAACACCAACACCTTCATCGTCGACACCACCGCTCCGGCGGCCCCCGTGGTGCTCACCCCCGCCAATGGGTCCACCACCCAGGACACCACGCCCACCTACTCCGGCACTGCCGAACCGGGCTCCACCGTCACCATCATCGTGGACGGCGCTCCCGTGGGCACCACCACCGCCAACACGAGCGGGGCCTGGAGCTTCACTCCCACCGCACCTCTCGCAGACGGCTCTCACTCCGTGAAGGCCACCGCCACCGATGCCGTGGGCAACACCGGCCCTGAGTCCAACACCAACACCTTCATCGTCGACACCACCGCTCCCGCAGCTCCAGTCGTGGTCACCCCCGCCAATGGGTCCACCACCCAGGACACCACGCCTACCTACTCCGGCACTGCCGAACCGGGCTCCACCGTCACCGTCATCGTCGATGGCACGCCCGTGGGCACCACCACCGCCAACACGAGCGGGGCCTGGAACTTCACCCCCACCGTGCCCCTGCTGGACGGCCCTCACTCCGTGAAAGCCACCGCCACCGATGCGGCAGGCAACACCGGCCCTGAGTCCAACACCAACACCTTCATCGTCGACACCACCGCTCCCGCAGCTCCGGTCGTGGTCACCCCCGCCAATGGGTCCACCACCCAGGACACCACGCCTACCTACTCCGGTACTGCCGAACCGGGCTCCACCGTCACCGTCATCGTCGATGGCGTCCCGGTGGGCACCACCACCGCCAGCGCCAGCGGCTCCTGGAGCTTCACCCCCACCGTGCCCCTGCTGGACGGCCCTCACACCGTGAAGGCCACCGCCACCGATGCGGCGGGCAACACCAGTGCCCAGTCCAACACCAATACCTTCATCGTCGACACCACCGCTCCCGCAGCTCCGGTCGTGGTCACCCCCGCCAATGGGTCCACCACCCAGGACACCACGCCCACCTACTCCGGCACTGCCGAACCGGGCTCCACCGTCACCATCATCGTGGACGGCACTCCCGTGGGCACCACCACCGCCAGCGCCAGCGGCTCCTGGAACTTCACTCCCACCGTGCCTCTGCTGGATGGCTCTCACACCGTGAAGGCCACCGCCACCGACGCCGTGGGCAACACCGGCCCTGAGTCCAACACCAACACCTTCATCGTCGACACCACCGCTCCCGCAGCTCCGGTCGTGGTCACCCCCGCCAACGGCTCGACCACCCAGGACACCACGCCCACCTACTCCGGCACTGCCGAAGCGGGCTCCACCGTCACCATCATCGTGGACGGCGCTCCCGTGGGCACCACCACCGCCAGCGCTAGCGGCTCCTGGAGCTTCACCCCCACCGTGCCCCTGCTGGATGGCTCTCACTCCGTGAAGGCCACCGCCACCGACGCCGTGGGCAACACCGGCCCTGAGTCCAACACCAACACCTTCATCGTCGACACCACCGCTCCCGCAGCTCCAGTCGTGGTCACCCCCGCCAATGGGTCCACCACCCAGGACACCACGCCCACCTACTCCGGCACTGCCGAAGCGGGCTCCACCGTCACCGTCATCGTGGATGGCGTCCCGGTGGGCACCACCCCCGCCAGCGCCAGCGGCTCTTGGAGCTTCACGCCGACTGCTCCTTTGCTGGGTGGCTCTCACACCGTGAGGGCCACCGCCACCGATGCGGCGGGAAACACCAGTGCCCAGTCCAACACCAACACCTTCATCGTCGACACCACCGCTCCCACCGCTCCGGTGGTCACCACTCCGGCCAACGGCGCCGTTCTCACCGACACCACGCCCACCTACTCCGGCACCGCGGAAGCGGGCTCCACCGTCACCGTCATCGTCGACGGCGCTCCCGTGGGCACCACCACCGCCAGCGCCGGCGGCTCCTGGAGCTTCACTCCCACCGCGCCTCTCGCGGACGGCTCTCACACCGTGAAGGCCACCGCCACCGATGCCGTGGGCAACACCGGCCCTGAGTCCAACACCAACACCTTCATCATCGACACCACGGCCCCAGCGGCCCCCGTGGTCATCGCTCCCTCCCAGGGCTCCACCATCAGTGACAATACGCCCACCTACTCCGGCACCGCCGAAGCGGGCGCCACCGTCACCGTCATCGTCGATGGCACACCCGTGGGTACCACCATCGCCAACACCAGTGGCGCCTGGAGCTTCACCCCCACCGTGCCCCTGGCAGACGGCTCCCATACCGTGAAGGCCACCGCCACCGACGCCGTGGGCAACCTCAGCCCCGAGTCCAACACCAACACCTTCACCGTCGACACCACCGCCTCGGACGCCCCCGTGGTCACCACCCCCGCCAACGGGGCCGTCCTCACGGACACCACGCCCACCTACTCCGGCACCGCCGAAGCGGGTGTCACCGTCACCGTCATCGTCGATGGCGTCCCCATCGGCACCACCCCCGCCAGCGCCAGCGGCGCCTGGAGCTTCACCCCCACCGCGCCCCTGCTGGACGGCTCTCACTCCGTGAAGGCCACCGCCACCGACGCCGTGGGCAACACCAGCCCCGAGTCCAATACCAACATCTTCATCGTCGACACCACCGCCCCCGCCGCACCGGTGGTCATCACCCCCGCCAACGGCGCCACCCTCACGGACAATACGCCCACCTACTCCGGCACCGCCGAAGCCGGGGCCACCGTCACCGTCATCGTCGACGGCATCCCCGTGGGCAGCGCCACGGCCAACACGAGTGGGACCTGGAGCTTCACCCCCACCGTGCCCCTGGCGGACGGCTCCCACACCGTGAAGGCCACCTCCGCGGACGCGGCAGGCAACGCCAGCCCTGAGTCCAACACCAACACCTTCATCATCGACACCACGGCCCCAGCGGCCCCCGTGGTCACCGCCCCCGCCAACGGCGCCGTTCTCACCGACACCACGCCCACCTACTCCGGCACCGCCGAGGCAGGGGCCACGGTCAACGTCATCGTCGATGGCGTCCCGGTGGGCACCACCACCGCCAACGCCAGCGGCGCCTGGAGCTTCACCCCCACCGTGCCCCTGGCGGATGGCCCTCACACCGTGAAGGCCACCGCCACCGACGCCGTGGGCAACACCGGCCCTGAGTCCAACACCAACACCTTCATCGTCGACACCACCGCTCCGGCCGCTCCGGTCGTGGTCACCCCCGCCGATGGGTCCACCATCAGTGACAACACGCCCACCTATTCCGGTACCGCGGAGGCGGGCGCCACCGTCACCGTCATCGTGGATGGCAACCCCATCGGCACCACCACCGCCAGCGCCAGCGGCGCCTGGAGCTTCACCCCCACCGTGGGGCTCTCCGCGGACACCCACCAGGTGAAGGCCACCGCCACGGACGCAGCGGGGCACATCAGCCCCGAGTCCAACACCAACACCTTCATCGTCGACACCACCGTGCCCGCGGCGCCGGTCGTGGTGACACCGGAGCACCTCTCGGTGACCCGCAACACCACCCCCGTGTTCACGGGAACCGCCGATCCCAACATCACGGTGACGCTCTACCTGGGCACCACCGAGCTGGGCTCCATCACCGCGGATGCCAGCGGGGCCTGGAGCTTCACGCCGACAGCCCCGCTGCTGCCAGGGACCTATGACGTGAGCGCCGTGGCCACCACCGCCGCCGGGAACGCCAGCCCCCAGTCCAACATCAACACCTTCACCATCGACACCACCCCCCCGCCGGCCCCGGTGGTGACCAGCCCCGCTGATGGCACGGTGACGAGCGACAACACGCCCACCATCACAGGAACCGCCGAGCCGCTCAGCACGGTGGAAGTGACCCTCAATGGCTCGGTGTTGGGCACCACCGCCACGGATGCAGCGGGCCTCTGGACGATCACCCCGTCCTCCCCACTGCCCGATGGCCCCTACACCGTCACCGCCACCGCCTCGGACCTGGCTGGCAACGTCAGCGGACCCTCCGCGCCCGTGAGCTTCGTGGTCGACACGGCGGCCCCCGACACCACCATCGTCTCAGGCCCCTCGGGTGACACCTTCGAGCCCGATGCCTCGTTCAAGTTCAGCTCCAATGAGCCGAACGTCACGTACGAGTGCAGCCTCGACAACGCCGCCTTCGCCCCGTGCTCCGAGGCCCCCACCTTCCCGGGGCTCGCCGAAGGCCCTCACACCCTCCAGGTGCGCGCCCGGGACCAGGCCGGCAACGTGGATCCGACCCCCGCCTCGGCCAGTTGGAACGTTCAGCCGCCGCCTGTTCCCCCCAGCGACTGGGCGCTCCTCGGCGGAGGGTGCGCCTCCACCCGTGGGGGGCCTGCTTCGCTGGCGATGATCGGCCTGGCCCTGTCGGCCGCGCTGGCCCGGAAGCGCCGACGGTAG
- a CDS encoding OmpA family protein, whose product MTEATPLAGSPADTSRRVALTRSPVCWVRVLALAAVLTGTAALAQPQGLPEIELERLTLNPSGKGSLLLGTGEVLNRGGYRFSLTGHYQKDPLVLFKDGEKLGALVGQRVTAHLAAAYGLFNWLELGVQVPLLLTQGGDDLTPYGLDQPAEGLALGTPYLSVRFGLLAQADEQPVDLAIGAQVGLPLGSATSLAKDGSPRLIPSVMVGRRFGLLRAALDAGLTIRSSTILVEDENIQDELGPELRLGAVLATTNEGVRGELNVLASVPFKRSGNSVEALAGVRVPLSPAFEGYALVGGGMGDGPGTPAFRGLLGVALVNTPFRCVAGGKHTAEQCPDLDDDNDGIANVADTCQGVGQGVRVDAQGCPVKDSDGDGILDPDDKCPSVPGVARFQGCPDTDGDGLVDPDDKCPSVPGVERFQGCPDTDGDGIEDASDKCPSVPGIHELKGCPPKDTDKDQLPDHRDNCPNEPGPAANQGCPVQQPQLVEIQRDRIEIKDKVYFDSDKATILPRSNKLLDQVARIIIEHPELEKIWIEGHTDERGSQDYNRELSQKRAEEVRDYLVTRGVPIGRLVPKGYGRQYPVASNDTVEGRAANRRVEFLTTPREGGQP is encoded by the coding sequence ATGACCGAAGCCACACCGCTCGCAGGATCGCCGGCTGATACCTCTCGACGCGTGGCCCTGACGCGGAGCCCCGTCTGCTGGGTCCGGGTGCTCGCGCTCGCCGCGGTGCTCACGGGGACCGCCGCGCTCGCGCAACCGCAGGGGCTGCCGGAGATCGAACTGGAGCGCCTGACGCTCAACCCCAGCGGCAAGGGCTCCCTGCTCCTGGGCACGGGCGAGGTGCTGAACCGGGGCGGCTACCGCTTCTCGCTGACCGGCCACTACCAGAAAGACCCTTTGGTCCTCTTCAAGGACGGAGAGAAGCTGGGCGCGCTGGTGGGCCAGCGCGTCACGGCCCACCTGGCAGCGGCCTACGGCCTGTTCAACTGGCTGGAACTGGGCGTGCAGGTGCCATTGCTGCTGACCCAGGGAGGAGATGATCTCACACCCTATGGGTTGGATCAGCCCGCCGAGGGGCTGGCGCTTGGCACCCCGTACCTCTCGGTGCGGTTCGGCTTGCTGGCCCAGGCCGATGAACAGCCCGTGGATCTCGCCATCGGTGCACAGGTGGGGCTGCCGCTGGGCAGCGCCACGTCCCTGGCGAAGGACGGCTCGCCCCGCCTTATCCCCAGCGTGATGGTGGGCCGCCGCTTCGGCCTGCTGCGCGCCGCGCTGGATGCGGGCCTCACGATCCGCTCGAGCACCATCCTGGTGGAGGACGAGAACATCCAGGACGAGCTGGGCCCGGAGCTGCGCCTGGGCGCGGTGCTGGCCACCACGAACGAGGGCGTGCGCGGAGAGCTGAACGTCCTGGCCTCCGTTCCCTTCAAGCGCTCCGGCAACTCGGTGGAAGCACTGGCAGGGGTGCGCGTGCCCTTGAGCCCCGCGTTCGAGGGCTATGCGCTGGTGGGCGGTGGCATGGGCGACGGGCCGGGCACGCCGGCCTTCCGGGGCCTGCTGGGTGTGGCCCTGGTGAACACGCCGTTCCGGTGCGTGGCGGGAGGCAAGCACACCGCCGAGCAGTGCCCGGATCTGGATGACGACAACGACGGGATCGCGAACGTCGCCGATACCTGCCAGGGCGTGGGCCAGGGCGTCCGGGTGGATGCCCAGGGCTGCCCGGTGAAGGACTCGGATGGCGATGGCATCTTGGATCCGGATGACAAGTGCCCGTCGGTGCCCGGCGTGGCGCGGTTCCAGGGCTGCCCGGACACGGATGGCGATGGCCTCGTGGATCCGGATGACAAGTGCCCGTCGGTGCCCGGCGTGGAGCGCTTCCAGGGCTGCCCGGACACGGATGGCGATGGAATCGAGGACGCGTCGGACAAGTGCCCGTCGGTGCCCGGCATCCACGAGCTGAAGGGCTGCCCCCCGAAGGACACGGACAAGGACCAGCTGCCGGATCACCGCGACAACTGCCCGAACGAGCCGGGTCCGGCCGCGAACCAGGGCTGCCCAGTGCAGCAGCCGCAGTTGGTGGAGATCCAGCGGGACCGCATCGAGATCAAGGACAAGGTCTACTTCGACTCCGACAAGGCCACCATCCTGCCCCGCAGCAACAAGCTGCTGGACCAGGTGGCGCGGATCATCATCGAGCACCCGGAGCTGGAGAAGATCTGGATCGAGGGCCACACGGACGAGCGCGGCAGCCAGGATTACAACCGCGAGCTGTCCCAGAAGCGCGCCGAGGAGGTGCGCGACTACCTCGTCACCCGCGGCGTGCCCATCGGGCGCCTGGTGCCCAAAGGCTACGGGCGGCAGTACCCCGTCGCATCGAATGACACCGTCGAAGGCCGGGCGGCCAACCGCCGGGTCGAATTCCTCACCACGCCCCGCGAGGGCGGCCAGCCGTAA